One genomic region from Diabrotica undecimpunctata isolate CICGRU chromosome 9, icDiaUnde3, whole genome shotgun sequence encodes:
- the LOC140449877 gene encoding uncharacterized protein, protein MTDITHVFYNAWRSIMGEVNMQLYCAWHVDRAWQLNMSKISNLEKRKIVYQSLKILHTVTDKEEFQKLLSNFIEQTFEDGETINFGEYFLNTYARNFQLWAYSYRQNAGININMRLESMHKIIKYVYLDGKKVKRLDKGLDALNKFIRDKVVERILKKVKGKNSSHIQLINKRHRTAIKEINQIKIIENINSSNMWYVSELGSTTSNIKSYEVAKNGEPCCHLTCSECHVCIHSFSCNCIDFSIKHTICKHIHSVASTLRQKLLERNINLGISDNDDIVEIIDHLKTLSQNNDNITDNIQQLRKHATIEVSKLQHNIELIENADNLKHVIKTLKNENTMVECNLNTIKKFSPTTIINVEHHNKKIKKQLTFYSTKKKRNKL, encoded by the coding sequence ATGACAGATATAACGCATGTTTTCTATAATGCTTGGAGGTCAATTATGGGTGAAGTTAATATGCAATTGTATTGTGCATGGCACGTAGACAGAGCTTGGCAATTGAATATGTCCAAAAttagtaatttagaaaaaagaaaaatagtataccagtctttaaaaattttacatactgtaacagataaagaagaatttcagaaactgttatcAAATTTTATCGAGCAAACATTTGAAGATGGAGAAACAATAAATTTTGGTGAATATTTCTTGAATACTTATGCTAGAAATTTTCAACTATGGGCTTATTCATACCGTCAAAATGCAGGAATTAATATAAACATGAGATTAGAGAGCatgcataaaattataaaatatgtgtatttagATGGTAAAAAGGTAAAAAGGTTAGACAAAGGACTTGATGCACTTAATAAATTCATTAGAGATAAAGTTGTTGAGCGAatcttaaaaaaagtaaaaggaaaaaatTCATCACATATACAGCTTATCAACAAAAGACATAGAACTGCAATAAAAGaaattaatcaaattaaaataattgaaaatataaatagtaGTAATATGTGGTATGTATCAGAATTAGGCAGTACTACTTCCAATATAAAAAGTTATGAAGTGGCAAAAAATGGAGAACCATGCTGTCACCTAACATGCTCTGAATGTCATGTATGTATTCATTCGTTTAGTTGTAATTGTATAGATTTTTCTATAAAACATACAATATGTAAACACATACATAGTGTTGCTTCAACTTTAAGACAGAAGTTGCTTGAACGAAATATAAATTTAGGTATTAGTGACAATGATGATATTGTAGAAATTATAGACCATTTAAAAACGCTGTcacaaaataatgataatattactGACAATATTCAACAGTTGAGAAAACATGCTACAATAGAAGTTTCTAAACTACAACACAATATAGAATTAATTGAAAATGCAGACAATTTAAAACAtgttataaaaacattaaaaaatgaaaatactatGGTTGAATGTAACCTAAATACAATCAAAAAGTTTTCACCTACAACAATTATTAATGTAGAGcatcataataaaaaaattaaaaagcagcTAACATTTTATtccacgaaaaaaaaaagaaacaagttATGA